A window from Saccharomyces cerevisiae S288C chromosome XIII, complete sequence encodes these proteins:
- the RCE1 gene encoding CAAX prenyl protease (Type II CAAX prenyl protease; involved in the proteolysis and maturation of Ras and the a-factor mating pheromone): protein MLQFSTFLVLLYISISYVLPLYATSQPEGSKRDNPRTIKSRMQKLTIMLISNLFLVPFLQSQLSSTTSHISFKDAFLGLGIIPGYYAALPNPWQFSQFVKDLTKCVAMLLTLYCGPVLDFVLYHLLNPKSSILEDFYHEFLNIWSFRNFIFAPITEEIFYTSMLLTTYLNLIPHSQLSYQQLFWQPSLFFGLAHAHHAYEQLQEGSMTTVSILLTTCFQILYTTLFGGLTKFVFVRTGGNLWCCIILHALCNIMGFPGPSRLNLHFTVVDKKAGRISKLVSIWNKCYFALLVLGLISLKDTLQTLVGTPGYRITL from the coding sequence ATGCTACAATTCTCAACATTTCTAGTGCTCCTATACATCTCCATATCCTATGTGCTACCGCTATATGCAACTTCACAACCAGAAGGGTCTAAACGAGATAATCCTCGAACGATTAAATCTCGCATGCAAAAACTTACAATTATGCTAATTTCCAACCTTTTTTTGGTGCCTTTTTTACAATCTCAATTATCTAGTACCACTTCACATATAAGTTTCAAGGACGCATTTTTAGGCTTAGGTATTATCCCAGGTTATTACGCTGCATTGCCAAACCCTTGGCAATTCAGCCAGTTCGTGAAAGACTTAACGAAATGTGTTGCGATGTTATTGACCTTATATTGTGGACCCGTTTTAGATTTTGTATTATATCATTTATTAAATCCAAAGAGCTCTATACTTGAAGATTTTTACCATGAATTCCTGAATATTTGGAGTTTCAGgaattttatatttgcaCCAATAACTGAGGAAATATTTTACACGTCAATGCTTTTGACTACGTACTTAAACCTAATACCGCATTCGCAACTAAGCTATCAACAGTTATTTTGGCAACCATCGCTTTTTTTTGGACTTGCGCACGCACACCATGCTTATGAGCAATTACAGGAAGGCTCCATGACAACTGTTTCCATTCTGCTGACAACATGCTTCCAAATTTTATACACAACACTTTTTGGAGGGTTAACCAAGTTTGTATTCGTAAGAACAGGCGGGAACCTATGGTGCTGCATAATCCTGCATGCCCTTTGCAATATCATGGGGTTTCCTGGTCCTTCAAGATTGAATTTACATTTCACAGTAGTAGACAAGAAAGCTGGACGCATTTCCAAATTGGTCTCAATCTGGAATAAGTGCTACTTCGCACTGCTGGTCCTTGGATTAATATCCCTGAAGGATACCTTACAAACTCTGGTAGGAACTCCTGGTTATAGAATAACCCTTTAG
- the BUL1 gene encoding ubiquitin-ubiquitin ligase BUL1 (Alpha-arrestin, component of the Rsp5p E3-ubiquitin ligase complex; ubiquitin-binding adaptor involved in down-regulation of general amino acid transporter Gap1p upon shift to preferred nitrogen source; involved in lactate transporter Jen1p endocytosis; BUL1 has a paralog, BUL2, that arose from the whole genome duplication): protein MAKDLNDSGFPPKRKPLLRPQRSDFTANSSTTMNVNANTRGRGRQKQEGGKGSSRSPSLHSPKSWIRSASATGILGLRRPELAHSHSHAPSTGTPAGGNRSPLRRSTANATPVETGRSLTDGDINNVVDVLPSFEMYNTLHRHIPQGNVDPDRHDFPPSYQEANNSTATGAAGSSADLSHQSLSTDALGATRSSSTSNLENLIPLRTEHHSIAAHQSTAVDEDSLDIPPILDDLNDTDNIFIDKLYTLPKMSTPIEITIKTTKHAPIPHVKPEEESILKEYTSGDLIHGFITIENKSQANLKFEMFYVTLESYISIIDKVKSKRTIKRFLRMVDLSASWSYSKIALGSGVDFIPADVDYDGSVFGLNNSRVLEPGVKYKKFFIFKLPLQLLDVTCKQEHFSHCLLPPSFGIDKYRNNCKYSGIKVNRVLGCGHLGTKGSPILTNDMSDDNLSINYTIDARIVGKDQKASKLYIMKEREYNLRVIPFGFDANVVGERTTMSQLNDITKLVQERLDALRKIFQRLEKKEPITNRDIHGADLSGTIDDSIESDSQEILQRKLDQLHIKNRNNYLVNYNDLKLGHDLDNGRSGNSGHNTDTSRAWGPFVESELKYKLKNKSNSSSFLNFSHFLNSSSSSMSSSSNAGKNNHDLTGNKERTGLILVKAKIPKQGLPYWAPSLLRKTNVFESKSKHDQENWVRLSELIPEDVKKPLEKLDLQLTCIESDNSLPHDPPEIQSITTELICITAKSDNSIPIKLNSELLMNKEKLTSIKALYDDFHSKICEYETKFNKNFLELNELYNMNRGDRRPKELKFTDFITSQLFNDIESICNLKVSVHNLSNIFKKQVSTLKQHSKHALSEDSISHTGNGSSSSPSSASLTPVTSSSKSSLFLPSGSSSTSLKFTDQIVHKWVRIAPLQYKRDINVNLEFNKDIKETLIPSFESCLCCRFYCVRVMIKFENHLGVAKIDIPISVRQVTK, encoded by the coding sequence ATGGCCAAAGATTTGAACGATTCGGGGTTTCCACCGAAGAGGAAGCCTTTGCTGCGTCCTCAACGATCTGATTTTACCGCAAATAGTTCGACAACTATGAACGTTAATGCAAACACAAGGGGGCGTGGTAGGCAGAAACAAGAGGGTGGTAAAGGCAGTTCGAGGTCACCGTCGTTACACTCTCCAAAATCATGGATAAGAAGCGCGTCTGCTACGGGGATCCTTGGACTAAGACGTCCCGAACTAGCACATTCTCATTCGCATGCTCCTTCCACCGGAACGCCTGCTGGAGGTAATCGTTCTCCTTTGAGAAGATCAACTGCAAATGCGACCCCCGTCGAGACCGGAAGGTCCTTGACCGACGGAGATATCAACAATGTTGTTGATGTACTGCCCTCATTTGAGATGTACAATACCCTGCATAGGCACATTCCGCAGGGCAACGTCGATCCAGATAGGCATGATTTCCCACCTTCATACCAAGAGGCCAATAATTCTACTGCAACAGGTGCTGCGGGCTCGAGCGCTGATCTCTCACATCAATCATTGTCCACTGACGCATTGGGTGCCACACGTTCTTCGTCAACATCAAATTTAGAAAACTTAATTCCCCTTCGAACCGAACATCACAGTATTGCAGCACATCAATCAACCGCTGTCGATGAAGATTCACTGGATATACCTCCCATACTTGATGACTTGAACGATACAGACAACATTTTCATCGACAAATTGTACACTTTACCAAAAATGTCCACACCCATCGAAATCACCATCAAGACGACGAAGCATGCACCTATACCACACGTGAAGCCGGAGGAGGAGTCCATTTTGAAAGAGTATACGTCGGGGGATTTGATTCATGGTTTTATCACTATTGAAAACAAATCTCAAGCAAACCTAAAGTTTGAAATGTTCTATGTCACTTTAGAGTCTTACATTTCCATTATTGATAAAGTAAAGAGTAAAAGAACGATTAAACGGTTTTTAAGGATGGTAGACTTGAGCGCTTCTTGGTCATACTCGAAAATAGCACTGGGGTCCGGTGTGGACTTCATTCCCGCAGATGTTGACTACGATGGTTCTGTATTTGGGCTAAACAATAGCCGGGTTCTGGAACCCGGAGTCAAGTACaagaaattcttcattttcaaattgcCACTGCAATTGCTAGATGTCACTTGTAAGCAGGAGCATTTCTCTCATTGTTTGTTACCTCCCAGTTTTGGTATTGATAAATATAGGAACAATTGCAAATATTCCGGTATCAAAGTCAATAGGGTACTTGGGTGCGGTCATTTAGGTACAAAGGGCTCCCCCATCTTAACTAACGATATGTCTGATGACAACCTTTCGATCAATTACACTATTGATGCAAGGATTGTCGGTAAAGATCAAAAGGCCTCTAAACTGTATATTATGAAGGAAAGAGAATATAATCTAAGAGTAATCCCTTTTGGTTTTGACGCCAATGTCGTCGGAGAAAGAACCACTATGAGTCAGCTGAATGATATCACCAAACTAGTGCAGGAAAGGTTGGATGCTCTTAGAAAAATCTTTCAGAGattagagaaaaaagaaccCATAACGAACCGCGACATTCACGGTGCAGACTTGAGTGGTACCATTGATGATTCTATTGAATCAGACTCCCAAGAAATTTTGCAGAGGAAATTGGACCAACTGCACATTAAGAACAGAAATAACTATTTAGTCAACTATAACGATTTGAAGTTGGGCCACGATTTGGACAATGGCCGCAGTGGAAATAGTGGTCATAATACCGATACTTCCAGAGCTTGGGGTCCCTTTGTTGAAAGTGAACTAAAATATAAACTGAAAAACAAATCCAATTCCTCCTCATTTCTGAACTTCTCTCATTTTTTAAACAGCAGTTCCAGCTCAATGTCCTCTTCCTCAAATGCGGGAAAGAATAATCATGATTTAACGGGAAATAAAGAAAGGACAGGGCTAATACTAGTAAAGGCGAAAATTCCAAAACAGGGCCTACCATATTGGGCTCCCTCATTATTGAGAAAGACCaatgtttttgaatctAAGAGTAAACACGACCAAGAAAATTGGGTGAGATTGTCTGAGTTGATTCCGGAAGACGTAAAAAAACCATTGGAAAAACTTGATTTACAATTGACTTGCATAGAATCCGATAATAGCTTACCTCATGATCCGCCAGAAATTCAATCGATTACCACAGAACTGATATGTATAACTGCTAAATCTGATAATTCTATCCCAATAAAACTCAATTCTGAACTGTTGATGAACAAAGAGAAGCTGACAAGCATCAAAGCTTTGTACGATGATTTccattcaaaaatttgtgAATATGAAACCAAGTTCAACaagaattttcttgaattaaATGAGTTATATAATATGAATAGGGGAGACCGTAGGCCAAAGGAACTGAAATTTACAGATTTTATTACTTCACAGCTGTTTAACGATATCGAAAGCATTTGCAACTTGAAAGTTAGTGTTCACAACTTATCcaacatttttaaaaaacaGGTCAGTACCCTAAAACAACACTCAAAGCACGCATTATCTGAGGATTCAATATCGCACACAGGTAACGGTAGTTCATCGTCGCCCAGTTCAGCGTCATTAACGCCAGTAACTTCTTCATCCAAGAGTAGTTTATTTTTACCTAGCGGTAGCTCGTCTACTTCCCTGAAATTTACAGACCAGATTGTTCATAAATGGGTTAGGATTGCTCCTTTACAGTACAAACGAGACATTAATGTGAACTTGGAATTTAATAAGGACATTAAGGAAACTTTAATTCCAAGTTTTGAAAGCTGCCTATGTTGTAGGTTTTATTGCGTTCGAGTAATgattaaatttgaaaaccaTCTTGGCGTAGCGAAGATTGATATCCCTATTTCTGTTAGGCAAGtgacaaaataa